A genomic segment from Sulfitobacter mediterraneus encodes:
- a CDS encoding DNA-packaging protein, with product MPHQLPPEGAWRTWVVLGGRGAGKTRAGAEWVRSMVEGARPLDKGRCRRVALVGETIEQVREVMIFGDSGILACSPEDRRPDWEATRKRLIWPNGAVATVHTAHDPEGLRGPQFDAAWVDELAKWKRGQEAWDQLQFALRLGDDPRVCVTTTPRNVDVLKKLLKSPSTVQTHAPTEANAANLASSFMEEVRARYRGTRMGRQELDGVLLSDAEGALWTSEMLEQGRLEAPPEFDRIVVGLDPSISSGASADECGIVVVGATTQGPVQDWRAVVLADCTVQGASPGAWAKAAIAAMERFGADRLVVEINQGGQMVSEVLHGVDPMLPIKAVHASRGKAARAEPVAALYEQGRVRHLRGLDALEDQMCRMTARGYEGGGSPDRVDALVWAIHELMIAPAAKWRAPGVRTL from the coding sequence ATGCCGCATCAATTGCCGCCAGAGGGCGCGTGGCGCACATGGGTTGTGCTGGGTGGACGCGGGGCGGGCAAGACCCGCGCGGGCGCGGAATGGGTGCGCAGCATGGTTGAGGGGGCGCGGCCTTTGGATAAGGGGCGGTGCCGGCGCGTGGCCTTGGTGGGCGAAACGATCGAGCAGGTGCGTGAGGTGATGATCTTTGGTGACAGCGGCATTCTGGCCTGTTCGCCAGAGGATCGCAGGCCCGACTGGGAGGCCACGCGCAAGCGGTTGATCTGGCCGAATGGCGCGGTTGCCACGGTGCATACGGCGCATGACCCTGAAGGGCTGCGCGGACCGCAGTTTGATGCCGCCTGGGTGGATGAGCTGGCCAAGTGGAAGCGCGGGCAGGAGGCTTGGGACCAGTTGCAATTTGCGCTGCGGCTTGGGGATGATCCGCGGGTCTGCGTGACGACGACGCCGCGCAATGTGGATGTCTTGAAAAAGCTGCTCAAATCCCCGTCGACGGTACAGACCCATGCGCCGACGGAGGCGAATGCAGCCAATCTGGCAAGTTCTTTCATGGAAGAGGTGCGGGCAAGGTATCGCGGCACGCGGATGGGACGGCAAGAGCTGGACGGGGTGTTGTTGTCTGATGCGGAAGGCGCGCTGTGGACCAGCGAGATGTTGGAGCAAGGCCGTCTTGAAGCCCCGCCTGAGTTTGACCGGATTGTTGTCGGGCTTGACCCCTCCATCAGCAGCGGTGCAAGCGCCGACGAATGCGGGATCGTCGTGGTCGGCGCGACGACGCAAGGGCCAGTGCAGGATTGGCGGGCGGTTGTCTTGGCAGATTGTACGGTGCAGGGGGCCAGTCCGGGCGCATGGGCCAAGGCCGCCATTGCCGCGATGGAGCGGTTTGGCGCGGACCGTCTGGTGGTGGAGATCAACCAGGGCGGGCAGATGGTCAGCGAGGTTTTGCATGGCGTGGATCCGATGCTGCCCATCAAGGCGGTGCATGCCAGCCGCGGCAAGGCAGCGCGGGCAGAACCGGTGGCCGCCCTTTATGAGCAGGGGCGGGTGCGCCACCTGCGCGGGCTGGATGCCCTAGAGGACCAGATGTGCCGGATGACGGCGCGGGGCTATGAGGGTGGCGGCAGCCCGGACCGGGTGGATGCGCTGGTCTGGGCCATTCATGAGCTGATGATCGCGCCTGCGGCCAAGTGGCGGGCACCGGGGGTGCGGACCTTGTGA
- a CDS encoding phage portal protein — protein sequence MVLDFLRRGAAAEAPAQKASATGPVVAYQTSGRVAWSPRDTASLTRTGFCGNPVGFRSVKLIAEAAAALPLAVQDKAHRYEAHPIADLLARPNGAQGRAELLEALYAQLLLSGNGYVEAVGDTGVPAELHVLRSDRMSVVPGADGWPMAYEYAVGGRKHRFDLRGGRDAICHIRNFHPQDDHYGFSPMQAAAMALDVHNAASRWSKALLDNAARPSGAIVYKGAEGQGKLSEDQYDRLVSEMESHHQGARNAGRPMLLEGGLDWKPMGFSPSDMEFQKTKEAAAREIALAYGVPPMLIGVQGDATYANYQEAHRAFYRLTVLPLATRVTAALGHWLSGLSGEIVEVKPDLDQVPALSAERDAQWARVAQAEFLSQAEKRRMLGLPAVVADE from the coding sequence ATGGTTTTGGATTTCCTGCGGCGCGGGGCGGCGGCAGAGGCACCGGCGCAGAAGGCATCGGCCACAGGTCCGGTTGTGGCCTATCAGACCTCGGGCCGGGTTGCCTGGAGCCCGCGTGACACGGCGAGCCTGACGCGGACCGGGTTTTGCGGCAATCCTGTCGGGTTCCGGTCGGTCAAACTGATTGCGGAGGCGGCGGCGGCCTTGCCTTTGGCGGTGCAGGATAAAGCGCATCGCTACGAGGCGCATCCGATTGCCGACTTGCTGGCACGGCCCAATGGGGCGCAGGGGCGGGCCGAGCTGCTGGAGGCGCTATATGCGCAGTTGCTCTTGAGCGGCAATGGCTATGTCGAGGCGGTGGGGGATACCGGGGTTCCGGCAGAGCTGCATGTGTTACGCTCAGACCGGATGTCGGTGGTGCCGGGGGCGGATGGCTGGCCGATGGCCTATGAATATGCTGTTGGCGGGCGCAAGCACCGGTTTGATCTGCGGGGTGGCCGCGATGCGATTTGCCATATCCGTAACTTCCATCCGCAGGACGATCACTATGGCTTTAGCCCGATGCAGGCCGCGGCGATGGCGCTGGATGTGCATAATGCTGCATCGCGTTGGTCAAAAGCCTTGTTGGACAATGCCGCCCGGCCGTCGGGGGCGATTGTCTACAAGGGCGCGGAAGGTCAGGGCAAGCTGAGCGAAGATCAATATGACCGGCTGGTGAGCGAGATGGAGAGCCATCATCAAGGCGCGCGCAATGCAGGGCGACCGATGTTGCTGGAGGGCGGTTTGGACTGGAAGCCCATGGGCTTTTCCCCCTCCGACATGGAATTTCAGAAGACCAAGGAGGCGGCAGCGCGGGAGATTGCTTTGGCCTACGGGGTGCCGCCGATGCTGATCGGGGTGCAGGGGGATGCGACCTATGCCAACTATCAGGAGGCCCATCGCGCGTTTTACCGTTTGACCGTGCTGCCACTGGCGACGCGTGTCACAGCGGCCCTGGGGCATTGGTTGTCCGGCCTTTCCGGCGAGATCGTGGAGGTCAAGCCGGATCTGGATCAGGTGCCCGCCCTGTCAGCGGAGCGGGATGCGCAATGGGCGC